The following are encoded together in the Kribbella voronezhensis genome:
- the hisD gene encoding histidinol dehydrogenase: MAEHLKTGWPRQVERQPEVIDTVSRILSEVEHEGLPAIRRWSVRLDGWDPRSFVVPADEIKAAVVDDELAEQLEFARSQVEGFARAQRATMTDLEVETMPGVVLGHRHLPIAKVGSYSPGGRYPLIASSIMTVTVPKVAGVDTVVAVAPPRDGRGIYGPQLYTMNLAGADVIVCLGGVQAFAALAFGVEDVEPVDLVVGAGNAYVAEAKRQLFGTVGIDLLAGPTEVAVIADESADPRLVAADLLGQAEHGLNSPALLITTSQAFGTAVIAEVERWLTGDWPTVEVAGGAWRDHGTVVVCSSREEVVEVSDSYAPEHLEIQTSQDDWYAEHLRNYGSLFIGPEATVAFSDKSIGTNHVLPTGRAGRYTGGLWVGKFLKTVTYQRLTTEGARTIAPSTAAIADAELMFGHALTARLRME, translated from the coding sequence ATGGCCGAGCACCTCAAGACCGGATGGCCGCGGCAGGTCGAGCGGCAGCCGGAGGTGATCGACACCGTCAGCCGGATCCTGTCCGAGGTCGAGCACGAAGGGCTGCCGGCGATTCGGCGCTGGTCGGTGCGGCTCGACGGCTGGGATCCGCGGTCGTTCGTCGTACCGGCCGACGAGATCAAGGCGGCTGTTGTCGACGACGAGCTCGCTGAGCAGCTGGAGTTCGCTCGCAGCCAGGTCGAGGGGTTCGCCCGGGCTCAGCGGGCGACGATGACCGACCTCGAGGTCGAGACGATGCCGGGGGTGGTGCTCGGCCACCGGCACCTGCCGATCGCCAAGGTGGGGTCGTATTCGCCCGGCGGCCGGTATCCGTTGATCGCGTCCTCGATCATGACCGTCACCGTGCCGAAGGTGGCCGGGGTGGACACGGTCGTCGCGGTCGCGCCGCCCCGGGACGGCCGCGGGATCTACGGCCCCCAGCTCTACACGATGAACCTCGCCGGAGCGGACGTGATCGTCTGCCTGGGCGGCGTGCAGGCCTTCGCCGCGCTGGCCTTCGGCGTCGAGGACGTCGAACCGGTGGACTTGGTGGTCGGTGCTGGAAACGCGTACGTGGCGGAGGCGAAGCGGCAACTGTTCGGCACGGTCGGCATCGACCTGCTGGCCGGGCCCACCGAGGTCGCCGTGATCGCTGACGAGTCGGCCGATCCGCGCCTGGTAGCAGCCGATCTGCTCGGCCAGGCCGAACACGGCCTCAACAGTCCGGCGTTGCTGATCACGACCTCGCAGGCCTTCGGTACGGCGGTGATCGCCGAGGTCGAGCGCTGGCTGACAGGGGACTGGCCGACCGTCGAGGTCGCCGGCGGCGCTTGGCGCGACCACGGCACGGTCGTGGTGTGTTCGTCCCGCGAGGAGGTCGTCGAGGTCTCGGATTCCTACGCTCCGGAGCATCTGGAGATCCAAACGAGTCAGGACGACTGGTACGCCGAACACCTTCGCAACTACGGCTCGCTCTTCATCGGCCCGGAGGCAACCGTCGCCTTCTCCGACAAGTCGATCGGCACCAACCACGTTCTCCCCACCGGCCGGGCCGGCCGCTACACCGGCGGCTTGTGGGTGGGCAAGTTCCTGAAAACGGTCACCTACCAGCGCCTGACGACCGAAGGCGCCCGCACGATCGCCCCGTCAACCGCGGCGATCGCCGACGCCGAGCTGATGTTCGGCCACGCCCTCACCGCGCGCCTGCGGATGGAGTGA
- a CDS encoding helix-turn-helix transcriptional regulator, whose amino-acid sequence MGIVDDLEQARKAFEQRDWATAYDQLAVVADLGPDDLLKLGTAAYLAGDDDACVRALQRGYQVAVDGGDTLRAVRFAFWLGLVLSVRGEVAVAGGWSARAQRLLADQPADVVERGYLLIHDFFRYLDQQDFPGAVRVAAEITELGRRHAEPDLLAQGLVCQGRTLMYAGQVPEGLALLDEAMVAVAAGELSPIFAGNVYCAMIEACQEVLDFGRASAWTTALTRWCDGQTGLVPFTGQCAVHRGQILRLRGEFAEALEEFERACRRYAASGVQSAAGFAMSEAGDVLRIRGAYPQAEDCYQQASGFGYEPQPGLALLWLARGRAPAAGAAVRRLLAETPGPVQRSRLLPAAVEVLVATGKSDEAEAAATELTRVAESFGCSGLRAMAAYCAALVAAAAGDADRALPQARQAKQLWSTLQAPYEVARAMVLVGRAFRSLGDEDSATAELAAALRIFSDVGAVAGRQEVEKLLGRNAPGGLTQRELEVLQLVAAGNSNTEIAQQLVLSDKTVARHLSNIFVKLDVPSRTAAVAYAREHDLL is encoded by the coding sequence ATGGGCATCGTCGACGACCTCGAGCAGGCGCGCAAGGCGTTCGAACAGCGGGACTGGGCCACCGCCTACGACCAGTTGGCGGTAGTGGCCGACCTGGGCCCGGACGACCTGCTGAAGCTGGGCACCGCGGCGTACCTGGCCGGCGACGACGACGCGTGCGTCCGGGCTCTGCAGCGCGGCTATCAGGTCGCGGTCGACGGCGGTGACACGCTGCGAGCGGTCCGGTTCGCCTTCTGGCTCGGCCTGGTCCTGAGCGTTCGCGGCGAGGTGGCCGTCGCCGGCGGCTGGTCCGCCCGGGCCCAGCGACTGCTCGCGGACCAGCCGGCCGACGTGGTGGAACGCGGCTACCTGCTGATCCACGACTTCTTCCGGTACCTCGACCAGCAGGACTTCCCGGGCGCGGTGCGGGTCGCGGCCGAGATCACCGAACTCGGCCGCCGGCATGCTGAACCAGATCTGCTGGCCCAGGGCCTGGTCTGCCAGGGCCGGACCCTGATGTACGCCGGCCAGGTGCCGGAAGGACTCGCGCTGCTGGACGAGGCCATGGTCGCGGTGGCTGCCGGCGAACTGTCGCCGATCTTCGCGGGCAACGTCTACTGCGCGATGATCGAGGCCTGCCAGGAGGTGCTGGACTTCGGCCGTGCCTCCGCGTGGACCACGGCGCTGACCCGCTGGTGTGACGGTCAGACCGGGCTGGTGCCCTTCACCGGTCAGTGCGCCGTGCACCGCGGTCAGATCCTGCGCCTTCGGGGAGAGTTCGCGGAGGCACTCGAGGAGTTCGAACGGGCTTGTCGCCGCTACGCCGCGTCGGGTGTCCAGTCTGCGGCCGGGTTCGCGATGAGCGAGGCCGGCGACGTACTGCGGATCCGCGGCGCCTACCCGCAGGCGGAGGATTGCTACCAGCAAGCCTCGGGGTTCGGCTACGAACCTCAGCCCGGGCTGGCCCTGCTGTGGCTGGCTCGGGGCCGCGCGCCGGCGGCCGGCGCCGCAGTACGGCGATTGCTGGCCGAGACTCCAGGGCCGGTGCAAAGGTCCCGGCTACTTCCAGCAGCGGTCGAAGTCCTCGTCGCCACCGGCAAGAGCGACGAAGCCGAAGCAGCCGCGACCGAGCTGACGAGGGTCGCGGAAAGCTTCGGGTGCAGCGGTCTGCGGGCGATGGCCGCATACTGCGCCGCGCTGGTGGCGGCCGCAGCCGGTGACGCCGACCGCGCTCTCCCCCAGGCCAGGCAGGCGAAGCAGTTGTGGAGCACCCTGCAGGCGCCGTACGAGGTTGCCCGTGCCATGGTCCTCGTCGGGCGGGCGTTCCGGAGCCTGGGCGACGAGGACTCGGCCACCGCCGAGCTGGCCGCCGCGCTCCGGATCTTCAGCGACGTCGGTGCCGTGGCCGGCCGGCAGGAGGTCGAGAAGCTGCTCGGCAGGAACGCGCCCGGAGGTCTCACCCAGCGCGAACTCGAAGTGCTGCAACTGGTTGCGGCCGGCAACAGCAACACCGAGATCGCTCAGCAGTTGGTCCTCAGCGACAAGACCGTTGCCCGGCACCTGTCCAACATTTTCGTCAAGCTCGACGTCCCGTCCCGGACAGCGGCGGTCGCGTACGCCCGCGAGCACGATCTCCTCTAG
- a CDS encoding GNAT family N-acetyltransferase, with protein MPELIEPTVDLRDSWLKSAAEWGSETQHGSGLQEDDQVGTVEGFVRWIERLRRQRDGVVEPGRVPASYWWVVDGGEYAGAITLRYELNERLLDGGGHIGYGVRPSARGRGLASWALGQMLDRARASGLDRVLVTCDDENLASARTIQRNGGVLEDVRETWLGLTRRYWIDL; from the coding sequence ATGCCTGAATTGATCGAACCCACCGTCGACCTGCGGGATTCCTGGCTGAAGTCGGCGGCTGAGTGGGGATCGGAGACCCAGCACGGGTCCGGTCTGCAGGAGGACGACCAGGTCGGGACGGTCGAGGGATTCGTCCGCTGGATCGAGCGGCTGCGACGGCAACGTGACGGAGTGGTCGAGCCCGGTCGGGTGCCGGCGTCGTACTGGTGGGTCGTCGACGGCGGTGAGTACGCCGGTGCGATCACGCTGCGGTACGAGCTGAACGAGCGCCTGCTCGACGGTGGCGGCCACATCGGGTACGGCGTACGACCGTCGGCCAGGGGTCGCGGTCTGGCTTCGTGGGCGCTCGGGCAGATGCTCGACCGGGCTCGCGCGAGCGGTCTGGATCGCGTGCTGGTCACCTGCGACGACGAGAACCTCGCCTCGGCCCGCACGATCCAGCGCAACGGCGGTGTCCTGGAGGACGTCCGCGAGACCTGGCTGGGCCTGACCCGCCGTTACTGGATCGACCTCTGA
- a CDS encoding flavin-containing monooxygenase: MNTESIETVIIGAGQAGLSTGYHLRKLGREFVILDGNARLGDNWRAQWDSLRLYTPRKYDGLPGLPFPGDRWSYPGKDEVADYLESYAARFDLPVRTSTRVDRLEAAEDGYAVTIGDHRILARNVVVATGTFGRTPYLPEYAVDLDPAIRQLHSSEYRRPGQLKDGPVLVVGGSHSGTDIAYEVALTHPTVLCGRDPGQIPVRLEKKGARVFFPVFLFVGKYLLTRRTPMGRKEMQEIRYHGGPMLRVKRADLLGRGVERVHHRVTGVSNGRPVLDDGRVLDVANVVWSTGFRQVFDWIDLPVFGPDGWPEEVRGVAAGAPGLFFCGLCFQFAFASMTLPGVGRDAHYVAERIVARSGAIRSAAAA; the protein is encoded by the coding sequence ATGAACACCGAAAGCATCGAGACCGTCATCATCGGCGCCGGGCAGGCCGGCCTGTCCACCGGCTACCACCTGCGCAAGCTTGGCCGGGAGTTCGTCATCCTGGACGGCAACGCCCGGCTCGGCGACAACTGGCGGGCGCAGTGGGACAGCCTACGGCTCTACACGCCGAGGAAGTACGACGGCTTGCCCGGTCTGCCCTTCCCCGGCGACCGCTGGTCGTACCCCGGCAAGGACGAGGTCGCCGACTACCTGGAGTCCTACGCCGCCCGATTCGACCTGCCGGTGCGGACCAGCACCCGGGTGGACCGGCTCGAAGCGGCCGAGGACGGGTACGCCGTCACGATCGGTGACCACCGGATCCTCGCCCGGAACGTCGTCGTTGCCACCGGCACCTTCGGCCGTACGCCGTACCTGCCGGAGTACGCCGTGGATCTCGATCCCGCCATCCGGCAGCTCCACTCCAGCGAGTACCGGCGTCCCGGGCAGTTGAAGGACGGACCGGTGCTCGTGGTCGGCGGATCGCACTCGGGGACCGACATAGCCTACGAGGTTGCCCTGACCCACCCGACCGTGCTCTGCGGCCGCGACCCGGGTCAGATCCCGGTCCGGCTGGAGAAGAAGGGCGCCCGGGTCTTCTTCCCGGTCTTCCTCTTCGTCGGGAAGTACCTGCTGACCCGCCGGACGCCGATGGGCCGCAAGGAGATGCAGGAGATCCGCTACCACGGCGGCCCGATGCTCCGGGTGAAGCGGGCGGACCTGCTCGGGCGAGGGGTCGAGCGGGTCCACCACCGGGTCACCGGGGTCAGCAACGGGCGGCCGGTTCTCGACGACGGACGGGTGCTGGACGTCGCCAACGTCGTCTGGAGCACGGGATTCCGGCAGGTGTTCGACTGGATCGACCTGCCGGTGTTCGGACCGGACGGGTGGCCGGAGGAGGTGCGTGGGGTCGCCGCCGGCGCGCCTGGCCTGTTCTTCTGCGGCCTGTGCTTCCAGTTCGCCTTCGCCTCGATGACTCTGCCGGGCGTGGGCCGGGACGCGCACTATGTTGCCGAGCGCATCGTGGCCCGCTCGGGAGCGATCCGTTCTGCCGCTGCCGCGTGA
- a CDS encoding VOC family protein yields the protein MTKQSASASVEVGADPLTAFRIFTDDIDLWWVRGPINFFDSARAVGMKIEPGVGGRILEVYQPATETAAEDVLVLGKIIVWAPGERFAYRSEVDDTETRIDFEAFDGGTRVTVEQALVPGGEKAFYFWPNVIHWFPAWVARRDSAPGEPRELDRLSIALYYEDPAAAARWLHTVFGLESWDKIPAEGEQPDWIELQVGRRAILLFKLEGHPVSERPVDHAIWLYVDDLDAHFSRSSAYGAKIVSEIHQHGYRRYEAEDLEGHRWTFAQARPTMS from the coding sequence GTGACCAAGCAGTCCGCATCCGCGTCCGTCGAGGTCGGTGCCGATCCGCTGACGGCGTTCCGGATCTTCACCGACGACATCGACCTGTGGTGGGTCCGCGGCCCGATCAACTTCTTCGACTCCGCCCGGGCGGTGGGGATGAAGATCGAACCAGGCGTCGGCGGCCGGATCCTGGAGGTCTACCAGCCGGCCACCGAGACAGCCGCCGAGGACGTCCTCGTGCTGGGCAAGATCATCGTCTGGGCGCCGGGCGAGCGATTCGCGTATCGCAGCGAGGTGGACGACACCGAGACCCGGATCGACTTCGAAGCGTTCGACGGCGGCACCAGAGTCACCGTCGAGCAGGCCTTGGTCCCAGGTGGCGAGAAGGCGTTCTACTTCTGGCCGAACGTCATCCACTGGTTCCCCGCCTGGGTCGCCCGCCGCGACTCCGCGCCGGGAGAGCCGCGCGAGCTCGACCGGCTCAGCATCGCCTTGTACTACGAGGATCCCGCCGCGGCCGCGCGTTGGCTGCACACCGTCTTCGGACTGGAGTCCTGGGACAAGATCCCCGCCGAAGGCGAGCAGCCGGACTGGATCGAACTCCAGGTCGGCCGGCGAGCGATCCTGCTCTTCAAGCTCGAAGGGCACCCTGTCAGCGAACGGCCGGTCGACCACGCGATCTGGCTGTACGTCGACGACCTCGACGCGCACTTCAGCCGGAGTTCGGCGTACGGCGCGAAGATCGTCTCCGAGATCCACCAGCACGGGTACCGCCGCTACGAGGCCGAGGACCTCGAAGGGCACCGGTGGACGTTCGCGCAGGCTCGGCCGACGATGAGTTGA
- a CDS encoding AAA family ATPase yields the protein MLRPLEPAIIYLIVGLPGAGKTTRAKELELSAPALRLTPDEWQLALFGDQNPPDKRDLVEGKLIQLGMRAAELGTNVVFDFGFWGKDERSALRWIAGTIGARSQVVYLPIDHEEQRKRVTTRFATTPHETFQMSDVELTQWRLQFQAPDEEELQGTHIPPAPLDHASWSAWASERWPSLPDIYTVAAE from the coding sequence ATGCTTCGACCTCTCGAACCCGCGATCATCTACCTGATCGTCGGCCTCCCCGGCGCCGGGAAGACAACTCGCGCCAAGGAACTGGAACTCAGCGCGCCGGCCCTGCGACTGACACCGGACGAATGGCAGCTCGCCCTGTTCGGCGACCAGAACCCGCCGGACAAGCGCGACCTCGTCGAGGGGAAACTCATCCAACTCGGAATGCGCGCCGCCGAACTCGGCACCAATGTCGTCTTCGACTTCGGCTTCTGGGGCAAGGACGAACGCTCAGCCCTCCGCTGGATCGCCGGCACCATCGGCGCCCGCAGCCAAGTCGTCTACCTACCGATCGACCACGAGGAACAACGCAAACGAGTCACCACCCGCTTCGCCACCACGCCCCACGAGACCTTCCAGATGAGCGACGTAGAACTCACCCAATGGCGCCTCCAATTCCAGGCCCCAGACGAGGAGGAGCTCCAAGGCACCCACATCCCACCCGCCCCCCTGGATCACGCCAGTTGGTCGGCTTGGGCGTCAGAACGCTGGCCGTCGCTGCCTGACATCTACACAGTTGCCGCCGAGTAG
- a CDS encoding peptide MFS transporter encodes MSGTQQATAGEKTFFGHPRGLMTLFTTELWERFSYYGMRAILLLYLTDKAHGLGLGESLGQAVVSIYGASVYLLSVLGGWLADRVIGARRTVLYGGGVIVTGHICLALPVEGMAYAGIALVALGTGLLKPNVSTMVGNLYAKDDTRRDSAFSIFYMGINIGSFSAPFVVGFLRREFGFHVAFAAAAVGMTLALVAYVLGRRTLHGRGDTPPNPLTADDRPTMLKITAAVAAVLVVVFALSAWHSGGVGPKPVVDAISYLCFLAPIAYFTMLLRSPLVTPTERRRVRAYIPLFIAAMLFFMLFEQAATTLTTFAADRTELNLLGISISPEFFQSVNPFSIIVLAPIFAVIWIKLGDRGPSIGQKFATGLLLAGISFAVMALASSISGKDLASPLWLVLVYVIQTLGELFLSPVGLAATTMLAPKAFTSQMMALWFLAPSAGQAITAQVVQATTGISDTAYFGWLAAVTIAFALILYFLAPWIRRHADVHDDTAATSAH; translated from the coding sequence GTGTCCGGAACGCAACAGGCAACCGCCGGGGAGAAGACCTTCTTCGGGCATCCGCGCGGGTTGATGACGCTGTTCACCACCGAACTGTGGGAGCGCTTCAGCTACTACGGGATGCGCGCGATCCTGCTGCTGTACCTGACCGACAAGGCGCACGGCCTCGGCCTGGGCGAGTCGCTCGGCCAGGCCGTGGTCTCGATCTACGGCGCCTCGGTCTACCTGCTCTCGGTGCTCGGCGGCTGGCTCGCCGACCGGGTGATCGGCGCCCGCCGTACCGTCCTGTACGGCGGTGGCGTGATCGTCACCGGCCACATCTGCCTGGCGCTGCCGGTCGAGGGCATGGCGTACGCCGGTATCGCACTGGTTGCCCTCGGCACCGGATTGCTCAAGCCGAACGTGTCGACGATGGTCGGGAACCTCTACGCCAAGGACGACACCCGGCGCGACTCCGCGTTCTCGATCTTCTACATGGGCATCAACATCGGCTCGTTCTCGGCGCCGTTCGTGGTCGGATTCCTGCGCCGCGAGTTCGGGTTCCACGTCGCGTTCGCGGCCGCCGCGGTCGGTATGACGCTGGCGCTGGTCGCCTACGTGCTCGGGCGGCGGACCCTGCACGGCCGCGGTGACACCCCGCCGAACCCGCTCACCGCCGACGACCGGCCGACGATGCTGAAGATCACTGCCGCGGTCGCCGCGGTGCTGGTCGTCGTGTTCGCCTTGTCCGCCTGGCATTCCGGCGGTGTCGGCCCGAAACCGGTGGTCGACGCGATCTCCTACCTGTGCTTCCTGGCGCCGATCGCCTACTTCACCATGCTGCTCCGCAGCCCGCTGGTCACGCCGACCGAACGCCGCCGCGTCCGGGCGTACATCCCGCTGTTCATCGCCGCGATGCTGTTCTTCATGCTGTTCGAGCAGGCCGCGACCACGCTGACCACGTTCGCCGCGGACCGGACCGAGCTGAACCTGCTCGGCATCTCGATCTCGCCGGAGTTCTTCCAGTCGGTCAACCCGTTCAGCATCATCGTGCTGGCGCCGATCTTCGCCGTGATCTGGATCAAGCTCGGCGATCGCGGGCCGAGCATCGGCCAGAAGTTCGCCACCGGCCTGCTGCTGGCCGGCATCTCGTTCGCGGTGATGGCGCTGGCGTCGTCGATCTCGGGGAAGGACCTGGCCTCGCCGCTGTGGCTGGTGCTCGTGTATGTGATCCAGACCCTCGGTGAGTTGTTCCTCTCCCCCGTCGGCCTGGCAGCGACCACGATGCTCGCGCCGAAGGCGTTCACCAGCCAGATGATGGCGCTGTGGTTCCTTGCTCCCTCAGCCGGCCAGGCGATCACCGCCCAGGTCGTCCAAGCCACCACGGGCATCTCGGACACGGCGTACTTCGGTTGGCTCGCCGCCGTGACCATCGCGTTCGCCCTGATCCTCTACTTCCTGGCCCCCTGGATCCGCCGGCACGCTGACGTGCACGACGACACCGCAGCTACCTCAGCGCACTGA
- a CDS encoding pirin family protein: MSDLEKDPDEIVCPAGVADGPVEELLEARQVVLGRTTKVRRLLPNKNRRMVGAWCFVDHYGPDDLTGRVDSYDVPGDRGMLVPPHPHTSLQTVSWLFEGEIEHRDSVGSHAMVRPGELNIMTAGNGIAHSEVSLPSAPPTLHGAQLWVALPDSARTAVPPAFNAYADLPTLVLDGAEATVMLGTVGGVTSPAPAYTPLVGADLRIEPGRTVSLPLTAAFEYAVLVVDGSLRVGELSPGFGEMAYLGSGRESVELTAAPDGARCLLLGGEPFEEELVMWWNFIGRTHEEVVAARNDWMTSIESGGSHRFPMVPGYDGAPLPAPALPGTRLKPRPRSR; this comes from the coding sequence ATGAGTGACCTGGAGAAGGATCCGGACGAGATCGTCTGCCCGGCCGGTGTGGCCGACGGGCCGGTGGAGGAGTTGCTGGAGGCCCGGCAGGTGGTGCTCGGCCGGACCACCAAGGTCCGCCGATTACTGCCGAACAAGAACCGCAGGATGGTCGGCGCCTGGTGCTTCGTCGACCACTACGGCCCCGACGACCTGACCGGCCGGGTCGACTCGTACGACGTACCGGGTGATCGCGGGATGCTCGTGCCACCCCACCCGCACACGAGTCTGCAGACGGTGAGCTGGTTGTTCGAGGGGGAGATCGAGCACCGCGACAGCGTCGGGTCGCACGCGATGGTCAGGCCCGGCGAACTCAACATCATGACCGCGGGCAACGGGATCGCGCACTCCGAGGTCTCGCTGCCCAGCGCGCCGCCGACCCTGCACGGCGCACAACTGTGGGTCGCGCTGCCCGATTCGGCGCGTACGGCCGTCCCGCCCGCGTTCAACGCGTACGCCGACCTGCCGACCCTGGTGCTCGACGGCGCCGAGGCGACGGTGATGCTCGGGACGGTCGGGGGAGTCACCTCGCCCGCACCGGCGTACACACCGCTCGTCGGCGCCGACCTCCGCATCGAACCCGGCCGCACCGTCTCGCTCCCACTGACGGCAGCCTTCGAGTACGCCGTACTCGTGGTGGACGGATCCCTGCGGGTCGGTGAGCTGTCACCGGGATTCGGTGAGATGGCCTACCTCGGCAGCGGCCGCGAGTCGGTCGAGCTGACCGCTGCCCCGGACGGCGCCCGTTGCCTGTTGCTCGGCGGCGAACCGTTCGAGGAGGAGCTCGTGATGTGGTGGAACTTCATCGGCCGCACCCACGAGGAAGTGGTTGCCGCACGCAACGACTGGATGACGTCGATCGAGTCTGGCGGAAGCCACCGCTTCCCGATGGTTCCCGGTTACGACGGCGCACCCCTGCCGGCGCCCGCCCTCCCCGGCACACGGCTGAAACCACGCCCCCGCTCACGCTGA
- a CDS encoding ArsR/SmtB family transcription factor, giving the protein MVDDSVDRFFEVLADPTRRQVVRLLGEGPQRAGRLAQATGTSSPAMSRHLRILLSAGVVTDERVADDARVRVFRLRAEPVVAVQAWLDQVQAHWQEQLGAFKKYVDQTGETS; this is encoded by the coding sequence ATGGTGGACGATTCGGTGGATCGGTTCTTCGAAGTACTGGCCGACCCCACCAGGCGGCAGGTGGTGCGGTTGCTGGGCGAAGGGCCGCAGCGGGCCGGTCGGCTGGCGCAGGCGACGGGGACCTCGTCGCCCGCAATGAGCAGGCATTTGCGGATTCTGCTGTCGGCGGGAGTCGTCACCGACGAGCGGGTCGCGGACGACGCGCGGGTGCGGGTGTTCCGGTTGCGCGCCGAGCCCGTGGTCGCCGTACAGGCCTGGCTCGATCAGGTGCAGGCGCACTGGCAGGAGCAACTGGGAGCGTTCAAGAAGTACGTCGATCAGACTGGGGAGACATCGTGA
- a CDS encoding LLM class flavin-dependent oxidoreductase — translation MQPSFGILHDFRQPLPHRESLTTYYTECLEELVIAEELGFDTVWMPEHHLAADGMLPSPLVMAAAIAARTQRIQIGTSILVLPLHHPLRIAEDAAVVDLLSGGRLVLGIGQGYAAEEFAAFGVERRRRAQLLEEGVAVLRQAWSGSPDFQGKNDLQVTPKPERPIPLFIGGVTKAGLERAARLGDGVIVYCATPADLLARRRLLDELEIDLPLVCTSVLHVAPDPDRAWAEAEPGIAYLEGQLAQYAGQGKQQRLNRDDYLVGTPAEVADRLIALGRELRFSQFAHWARLPGLSHARASETLRLVAAEVIPAVLSALR, via the coding sequence ATGCAACCCAGCTTCGGCATCCTCCACGACTTCCGCCAACCGCTGCCACACCGCGAGTCCCTGACCACGTACTACACCGAGTGCCTCGAAGAGCTCGTCATCGCCGAGGAGCTCGGCTTCGACACTGTCTGGATGCCCGAGCACCACCTCGCGGCAGACGGGATGTTGCCCTCCCCGCTGGTGATGGCGGCAGCGATCGCTGCCCGCACGCAGCGGATCCAAATCGGGACCAGCATCCTCGTCCTCCCGCTCCACCACCCGCTCCGGATCGCGGAGGATGCCGCGGTGGTCGACCTGCTCTCGGGTGGTCGGTTGGTCCTCGGCATCGGGCAGGGTTATGCGGCGGAGGAGTTCGCCGCGTTCGGCGTCGAGCGCCGGCGCCGTGCGCAGCTGCTCGAGGAAGGCGTCGCGGTACTGCGTCAAGCCTGGTCGGGATCGCCCGATTTCCAAGGCAAGAACGATCTGCAGGTGACCCCCAAGCCCGAGCGCCCGATCCCTCTATTCATCGGCGGAGTCACCAAGGCGGGACTCGAACGCGCAGCGCGGCTCGGGGACGGCGTGATCGTGTACTGCGCGACGCCGGCCGACCTCCTCGCGCGGCGCCGCCTGCTCGATGAGCTGGAGATCGACCTACCACTGGTGTGCACGAGCGTGCTGCACGTCGCCCCGGATCCGGACCGGGCGTGGGCCGAAGCCGAGCCCGGAATCGCTTATCTGGAAGGGCAGCTAGCGCAGTACGCCGGCCAGGGGAAGCAGCAGAGGCTGAACCGCGACGACTATCTCGTCGGTACTCCGGCCGAGGTTGCGGACCGGTTGATCGCGCTCGGCCGTGAGTTGCGGTTCAGCCAGTTCGCGCACTGGGCCCGGTTGCCCGGGCTGTCCCATGCGCGCGCGTCGGAGACACTCCGGCTGGTTGCTGCCGAGGTGATTCCTGCCGTGCTCAGTGCGCTGAGGTAG